In Thunnus thynnus chromosome 13, fThuThy2.1, whole genome shotgun sequence, the following proteins share a genomic window:
- the mrps17 gene encoding 28S ribosomal protein S17, mitochondrial, producing MSVKHASVHAKWIIGRVIGTKMFKTAKVRVTRLVLDPYLLKYYNKRKTYFAHDALRQCTVGDIVLLKALPEPRSKHVKHELAEIVYKVGRVIDPLTGKRVAGTEFVEPPTDLPHSPEEETTLLEKLQELNISAASSGADSPPSEKPIS from the exons ATGTCGGTGAAGCATGCATCAGTCCATGCCAAATGGATCATCGGTAGAGTCATCGGGACGAAGATGTTCAAGACCGCCAAAGTGAGAGTCACAAGGCTGGTGCTGGATCCGTACCTGCTGAAG TACTACAACAAAAGGAAGACCTACTTCGCCCATGATGCTTTGCGGCAGTGCACTGTGGGAGATATCGTCCTTCTCAAGGCTCTGCCTGAGCCGAGGTCCAAACATGTGAAGCATGAACTGGCTGAGATAGTTTATAAAGTCGGTCGGGTAATCGACCCACTGACAGGAAAGAGAGTTGCAGGAACTGAGTTTGTGGAGCCTCCAACTGACCTTCCTCACAGCCCGGAGGAGGAGACGACGTTATTAGAAAAACTGCAGGAGCTGAACATCTCAGCCGCCTCCAGTGGGGCTGATTCCCCACCTTCAGAGAAACCCATTTCATGA
- the LOC137195748 gene encoding protein NipSnap homolog 2-like isoform X2 produces the protein MLQDDRLPTHCPVDEQHSTCGDVIVGNDCGCSPSQQQPPAAVSENMATRVLQRVGSGLKEAKHGLQATGQVKVVVRSLSAFKEDSWFKSLFVRKVDPRKDAHSHLLAKKEDSNLYKIQFHNVKPECLDEYNELCDNILPSIHEDPEYPCELVGTWNTWYGEQDQAVHLWRYRGGYPALTEVMNKLRQNKKFMDYRNERGKMLQSRRNQLLLEFSFWNEPVPRPGPNIYELRSYQLRPGTMIEWGNYWARAIEIRQKNHEAVGGFFSQIGSLYTVHHLWAYKDLQSREDTRNAAWQRDGWDEVVYYTVPLIQHMESRIMIPMKKSPLK, from the exons TCAACGTGTGGTGACGTGATTGTAGGTAACGACTGCGGCTGCAGCCCGAGTCAACAACAACCTCCAGCAGCTGTCAGCGAAAACATGGCGACCCGAGTCCTTCAAAGAGTGGGCAGCGGCCTCAAAGAGGCGAAACACGGGCTTCAGGCGACCGGACAGGTCAAAGTTGTCGTAAG GAGCCTCTCTGCTTTCAAAGAAGACAGCTGGTTCAAATCTCTCTTTGTTAGAAAGGTCGATCCAAGAAAAGACGCTCACTCGCATCTGCTCGCCAAGAAGGAAGACAGCAATCTGTACAAAATACAGT TTCACAATGTGAAGCCTGAGTGCCTTGATGAATACAATGAACTTTG TGACAACATCTTGCCTTCTATTCATGAAGACCCTGAATACCCCTGCGAGCTGGTGGGCACCTGGAACACATGGTATGGAGAGCAGGATCAGGCAG TTCACCTGTGGAGATATCGGGGAGGATACCCTGCTCTCACCGAAGTCATGAACAAACTCAGGCAGAATAAG AAGTTTATGGACTACAGAAACGAGAGGGGGAAGATGCTGCAGTCTCGTAGGaaccagctgctgctggagtTCAGTTTCTGGAACGAACCTGTCCCCCGTCCAGGACCCAACATCTACGAGCTCCGATCATACCAACTCAGG ccAGGGACGATGATCGAGTGGGGAAATTACTG GGCGCGTGCTATCGAGATTCGCCAGAAGAACCACGAGGCGGTGGGAGGCTTTTTCTCACAGATTGGAAGTCTGTACACGGTTCACCATTTATGGG cTTATAAAGATCTTCAGTCCAGAGAAGACACCAGAAATGCAGCCTGGCAGCGTGACGGCTGGGATGAGGTTGTTTATTACACAG TCCCTCTTATTCAGCACATGGAATCTAGAATAATGATTCCCATGAAGAAATCGCCCTTGAAGTAA